The Salvia miltiorrhiza cultivar Shanhuang (shh) chromosome 1, IMPLAD_Smil_shh, whole genome shotgun sequence genome has a window encoding:
- the LOC131005811 gene encoding WAT1-related protein At1g25270-like → MGKLYKILDGLKPMMMMVTVQLALAGVNILYKMVATNGVSLPILIAYRFLFAAATVVPLALLLERKSRPKLTWKIVLQAFASALFGGSMAQNLYAESLVLTSATFAAAMTNLIPAITLVLAVIFRLEALGLKTMAGKAKLMGTLLSIGGAMLLTFYKGFEVNFLSTHIDLLQKSQGHVAEAHHNSGNNVLGLLLALACCFSASVGLIVQTKMSQSYPCHYSSTALTSIMGSVQAIVYALCIERDRSKWKLGWNLTLLTAAYMGVLASGIMWVFIMLCVRMRGPLFVSVFNPLLLVLVALAGSLFLDEKLYLGSVVGAAVIVCGLYLVLWGKGKEMKKLSRLVASKSIGESFKDLNHGNNVVVITPNFVPEVESSDVFDEDQEEDLEAKVSNTNIKS, encoded by the exons ATGGGAAAGTTGTATAAGATATTGGATGGGTTGaagccgatgatgatgatggtgacCGTGCAATTAGCTCTCGCCGGAGTTAATATCCTCTACAAAATGGTCGCAACCAATGGCGTCAGCTTGCCCATTTTGATCGCTTACCGCTTCCTCTTTGCCGCTGCCACGGTTGTCCCTCTCGCCCTCCTCCTCGAAAG AAAAAGCAGGCCTAAATTGACTTGGAAGATTGTCTTGCAAGCATTTGCTAGTGCTTTGTTTGG AGGATCCATGGCCCAAAATTTATACGCAGAGAGCTTAGTGCTGACCTCAGCCACATTTGCCGCAGCGATGACCAATCTCATTCCCGCCATCACCCTTGTGCTCGCTGTTATTTTTCg gctGGAGGCGTTGGGGTTGAAGACCATGGCTGGTAAAGCAAAGTTGATGGGAACACTTTTGAGCATTGGAGGGGCTATGCTTTTGACTTTTTACAAGGGGTTTGAGGTCAATTTCTTGTCAACCCACATTGACCTCCTGCAAAAGAGTCAAGGACACGTGGCAGAAGCCCACCACAACTCCGGGAACAACGTTTTGGGCCTTCTGCTGGCGCTTGCTTGCTGCTTCTCTGCGTCAGTTGGACTGATCGTTCAG ACTAAGATGAGTCAATCATATCCATGTCATTATTCGAGCACAGCATTGACCTCAATCATGGGATCTGTTCAAGCTATtgtttatgctctttgcattgAAAGAGATCGCAGCAAGTGGAAACTGGGGTGGAACCTCACACTTCTAACCGCTGCTTACATG GGAGTTTTGGCATCAGGAATAATGTGGGTGTTCATCATGTTGTGTGTGAGGATGAGAGGGCCGCTTTTCGTGTCGGTTTTCAATCCGTTGCTACTCGTCCTCGTCGCGCTTGCAGGATCCTTGTTTCTAGATGAGAAGTTGTATTTAGGAAG TGTGGTAGGGGCTGCAGTAATAGTATGTGGGCTGTACTTGGTTTTGTGGGGCAAAGGCAAAGAGATGAAAAAACTGAGTCGTTTGGTGGCATCAAAGAGCATTGGAGAAAGCTTCAAAGATTTGAACCATGGTAACAATGTTGTGGTTATTACTCCAAATTTTGTCCCAGAAGTCGAGAGTTCAGATGTCTTTGATGAAGACCAAGAGGAAGATTTAGAGGCTAAGGTTTCTAACACAAATATCAAGTcttga
- the LOC131005820 gene encoding WAT1-related protein At1g25270-like, translating to MGNLNKILDGLKPMMMMVTVQLALTGVNILYKMVANNGVSLPILIAYRFLFAAATVIPLALVLERKSRPKLTWKIILQAFACALFGGSMAQNLYAESLVLTSATFAAAISNLIPAITLILAVIFRLEALGLKAMAGKAKLMGTFFSIGGAMLLTFYKGPKVNFLSTNIDLLHKSQTSEGHVAAAHHSSGSMVLGLLLALACCFSISVGLIVQTKMSESYPCHYSSTALIAAIGSVQAIVYAVCIERDRSKWKLGWNLTLLTAAYMGVLASGIMWVFIMLCVRMRGPLYVSVFNPLLLVLVALAGSLFLNEKLYLGSVVGAAVIVCGLYLVLWGKGKEMKKMSRLMASKNATIGETTRESFKGLSHGNNVVVVTPNFVPELESSDVFDEDQEQEDSEPKVSITNIKS from the exons ATGGGAAACTTGAATAAGATATTAGATGGGTTGaagccgatgatgatgatggtgacCGTGCAATTAGCTCTCACCGGAGTTAATATTCTCTACAAAATGGTCGCAAACAATGGCGTGAGCTTGCCCATTTTGATCGCTTACCGCTTCCTCTTTGCCGCTGCCACGGTTATCCCTCTCGCCCTCGTCCTCGAAAG GAAAAGCAGGCCTAAATTGACTTGGAAGATTATCTTGCAGGCATTTGCTTGTGCTTTGTTTGG CGGATCCATGGCCCAAAACTTATACGCAGAAAGCTTAGTGTTGACCTCAGCCACATTTGCCGCAGCTATATCCAATCTCATTCCCGCCATCACCCTTATCCTCGCTGTTATTTTTCG gctGGAGGCGTTGGGGTTGAAGGCAATGGCTGGTAAAGCAAAGTTGATGGGAACATTTTTTAGCATAGGAGGGGCTATGCTTTTGACTTTTTACAAGGGGCCTAAAGTCAATTTCTTGTCAACCAACATTGACCTCCTCCACAAGAGTCAAACATCTGAGGGACACGTGGCGGCAGCCCACCACAGCTCCGGGAGCATGGTTTTGGGCCTTCTGCTGGCGCTTGCTTGCTGCTTCTCTATATCTGTCGGATTGATTGTTCAG ACTAAGATGAGTGAGTCATATCCATGTCATTATTCGAGCACAGCATTGATCGCAGCCATTGGATCTGTTCAAGCTATTGTTTATGCTGTTTGCATTGAAAGAGATCGGAGCAAGTGGAAATTGGGGTGGAACCTCACACTTCTCACCGCTGCTTACATG GGAGTTTTGGCATCAGGAATAATGTGGGTGTTCATCATGTTGTGTGTGAGGATGAGAGGGCCGCTTTACGTGTCGGTTTTCAATCCGTTGCTACTCGTCCTCGTCGCGCTTGCAGGATCCTTGTTTCTAAATGAGAAGTTGTACTTAGGAAG TGTGGTGGGGGCTGCAGTAATAGTGTGTGGACTGTACTTAGTTTTGTGGGGCAAAGgcaaagaaatgaaaaaaatgagtcGTTTGATGGCATCAAAGAATGCAACCATTGGAGAAACTACAAGAGAAAGCTTCAAAGGTTTGAGTCATGGTAACAATGTTGTGGTTGTTACTCCAAATTTTGTCCCAGAACTCGAGAGTTCAGATGTCTTTGATGAAGACCAAGAACAAGAAGATTCAGAGCCTAAGGTTTCTATCACAAATATCAAGTCCTAA